One genomic segment of Amycolatopsis sp. Hca4 includes these proteins:
- a CDS encoding helix-turn-helix transcriptional regulator, with amino-acid sequence MDFGTALKDWRTRRRISQLDLALRAGTTQRHVSFMESGRSVPGRGMVLRVAESLELPLRERNGLLHAAGYAPTYPETRLDDPAIRPVLDGLRRLLDGHRPYPAIVVDRYGVLVAANDGFRLLTEGVAPELLREPLDTLRLALHPQGMAPRVANLDDWARHILERLRNDLARTPDERLAAQLAELEGYLPPAAPPGPEHLGFAVPVRLATSIGELRLITAITTFATAADVTVSELKLETFLPADAETADRLQSSSAVV; translated from the coding sequence GTGGACTTCGGAACGGCGCTCAAGGACTGGCGCACCCGCCGTCGGATCAGCCAGCTCGACCTCGCCCTGCGCGCGGGCACGACCCAGCGGCACGTCAGCTTCATGGAGAGCGGCCGCTCGGTGCCCGGCCGCGGCATGGTGCTGCGCGTCGCCGAGTCCCTCGAGCTGCCCCTGCGCGAGCGAAACGGCCTGCTGCACGCCGCCGGCTACGCGCCGACGTACCCCGAAACGCGGCTCGACGACCCGGCGATCCGGCCGGTGCTCGACGGCCTGCGGCGGCTGCTCGACGGCCACCGCCCGTACCCGGCGATCGTCGTCGACCGCTACGGCGTGCTGGTCGCGGCGAACGACGGGTTCCGGCTGCTCACCGAGGGTGTCGCGCCGGAGCTGCTGCGCGAGCCTCTCGACACGCTGCGCCTGGCGTTGCACCCGCAGGGGATGGCGCCGCGCGTGGCCAACCTCGACGACTGGGCCCGGCACATCCTCGAACGCCTCCGCAACGACCTGGCCCGCACGCCGGACGAGCGGCTGGCCGCCCAGCTCGCCGAGCTGGAGGGGTACCTGCCACCCGCGGCCCCGCCCGGCCCGGAGCACCTGGGGTTCGCGGTCCCGGTCCGGCTGGCCACGTCGATCGGCGAGCTGCGGCTGATCACGGCGATCACGACGTTCGCGACCGCTGCCGACGTCACCGTGTCGGAGCTCAAGCTGGAGACGTTCCTGCCCGCGGACGCCGAGACCGCGGACCGCCTTCAGAGCAGCAGCGCCGTCGTGTGA
- a CDS encoding LLM class flavin-dependent oxidoreductase, translating to MTNYGLVIPTYQPILDAGRTATELVGTAVSAEELGLDSVWVGDTLARAPLDALTMLAAFAARTSRVTLGTAALLPALRNPILTANQLLSLDLLSGGRVTVAVGAGFAGRSEPEFAFAGVPWERRRARLDDIVALWRAIWSGAGSFHGSVLHHDSLPVFPAPARAGGPPVWLAAYTPGALERVGRLYDGWLPYPPNPADYGSGLASIRASATRPVTPALFATVLVEDDPVRGQALLEEYCERNYGRPAAFVQGIQMQVTGSAAEVAAELRKYEGAEHFLLRIASTDPKVFDEQLPRVAEVVNLLRDQP from the coding sequence ATGACGAACTACGGCCTGGTCATCCCGACCTACCAGCCCATCCTCGACGCCGGGCGGACCGCAACCGAGCTGGTCGGCACCGCCGTCTCCGCGGAGGAGCTCGGCCTCGACTCGGTCTGGGTGGGCGACACCCTCGCGCGGGCGCCGCTGGACGCCTTGACGATGCTCGCGGCCTTCGCCGCGCGGACCTCGCGGGTCACCCTGGGGACTGCGGCGCTGCTCCCGGCCCTGCGCAACCCCATCCTGACGGCCAACCAGCTGTTGTCACTCGACCTGCTGAGCGGCGGCCGCGTCACGGTGGCGGTCGGCGCCGGGTTCGCCGGGCGCAGCGAGCCGGAGTTCGCGTTCGCGGGAGTGCCGTGGGAGCGCCGCCGGGCCCGGCTGGACGACATCGTGGCGCTTTGGCGGGCGATCTGGAGCGGCGCTGGTTCGTTCCACGGCTCGGTGCTGCACCACGACTCCCTGCCGGTGTTCCCGGCCCCGGCCAGGGCGGGCGGCCCCCCGGTGTGGCTGGCGGCGTACACGCCGGGAGCGCTGGAGCGCGTCGGCCGCCTGTACGACGGCTGGCTGCCCTACCCGCCGAACCCCGCGGACTACGGCTCGGGCCTGGCGTCGATCCGGGCGTCCGCGACCCGCCCGGTGACGCCGGCGCTGTTCGCGACGGTGCTGGTCGAGGACGATCCGGTCCGCGGCCAGGCCCTGTTGGAGGAGTACTGCGAGAGGAACTACGGCCGACCGGCGGCGTTCGTCCAGGGGATCCAGATGCAGGTCACCGGCAGTGCTGCCGAGGTGGCGGCGGAGCTGCGGAAGTACGAGGGTGCGGAGCACTTCCTGCTGCGGATCGCGAGCACTGACCCGAAGGTGTTCGACGAGCAGCTGCCGCGCGTTGCCGAGGTGGTGAATCTGCTGCGCGACCAGCCGTGA
- the mfd gene encoding transcription-repair coupling factor — MSGLLTAILPDPALRGVVERAGAPLLELQGPVAARQLVAAAIAADTGAGRPVLAVTATGREADELTASLSALLGKGRVADFPSWETLPHERLSPRADTVGRRLEVLHRLKTGDDELRVVVATVRSLIQPMAPGLGSLQPIDLVVGEETPFEELLERLVELAYTRVDMVEKRGEFAVRGGILDLFGPTAQHPVRVEFWGDEVSEIRAFAVSDQRSLPGEIPRVTAPPCRELLLTRPVKEKAAELAKTYEADAHLAEMLTKLADGIPVEGMEALIPVLCEGELELLTDAMPAGTHVLLTDPEKIRARAADLVRTGQEFLEASWTTAAAGGQAPIDLGASAYRGLDEIASHAQDTKRAWWTITQLTSEDPDVYRVSVEAAPAYRGEIERATADLRAHTASGGTAVLVVAGHGTAARAVEQLTSAEVPATQAGDGLTGPPAAGMVTVTCGGLTDGFVSPERALVVLSEADLTGRGAGAGTSTKDFNTKMPSRRRNAVDPLALKAGDYVVHDQHGIGRFVEMVQRTVAGATREYLLLEYASSKRGHPGDRLFVPTDQLDEVSRYVGGELPTLNKLGGSDWKNTKAKAKRAVKEIAAELVQLYAARQSAPGHAFGPDTPWQHELEDAFPFTETNDQLAAIDEVKADMERGVPMDRVICGDVGYGKTEIAVRAAFKAVQDGKQVAVLVPTTLLAQQHLNTFTERMRSFPVTIKGLSRFTNKAESDAILEQLAGGEVDIVIGTHRLLQTGIRYKDLGLVIVDEEQRFGVEHKEHIKALRTHVDVLTMSATPIPRTLEMSLAGIREMSTILTPPEDRHPILTYVGAYDDKQVGAAIRRELLRDGQVFYVHNRVSSIEKAARRIRELVPEARVVTAHGQMNEEKLEKIIQGFWENEYDVLVCTTIVETGLDISNANTLLVERGDLLGLAQLHQLRGRVGRGRERGYAYFLYPPEAPLTETAHDRLATIAQNTELGAGMAVAMKDLEIRGAGNILGAEQSGHIAGVGFDLYVRLVGEAVDAFRRHAGAEPAEEEELAEVRVDLPIDAHIPHDYVPGERLRLEAYRKIAAAPDTEGLDAVREELIDRYGQPPAPVNRLLAVARFRHTCREAGVTEVAVQGNTIRFAPLPLLDSQMVRLKRLYPKAVFKAVTNTVSVPKPTEGPAGGRIGAPTLRDEELLEWCTKLLVQLTKKPAAV, encoded by the coding sequence CTGTCCGGACTCCTCACCGCCATCCTTCCCGACCCGGCCCTGCGCGGCGTGGTCGAGCGCGCCGGTGCGCCGCTGCTCGAGCTGCAGGGCCCGGTTGCCGCCCGGCAGCTCGTCGCGGCCGCCATTGCCGCCGACACCGGCGCCGGCCGTCCCGTACTGGCCGTCACCGCCACCGGGCGGGAGGCCGACGAGCTGACCGCGTCGCTCAGCGCCCTCCTGGGCAAAGGCAGAGTCGCCGACTTCCCGAGCTGGGAGACCCTCCCGCACGAACGCCTGTCCCCGCGGGCGGACACCGTCGGGCGGCGGCTCGAGGTGCTGCACCGGCTGAAGACCGGCGATGACGAGCTGCGCGTGGTCGTCGCCACCGTCCGCAGCCTGATCCAGCCCATGGCGCCCGGGCTCGGCTCGCTGCAGCCCATCGACCTGGTCGTCGGCGAGGAGACGCCGTTCGAAGAGCTCCTCGAACGGCTCGTCGAGCTCGCGTACACCCGCGTCGACATGGTCGAGAAGCGCGGCGAGTTCGCCGTCCGCGGCGGCATCCTCGACCTGTTCGGGCCCACCGCGCAGCACCCCGTCCGGGTGGAGTTCTGGGGTGACGAGGTCAGCGAGATCCGCGCGTTCGCCGTCTCCGACCAGCGGTCGCTGCCCGGCGAGATCCCGCGGGTCACCGCGCCGCCGTGCCGGGAACTGCTGCTGACCCGGCCGGTCAAGGAGAAGGCCGCGGAGCTGGCGAAGACCTACGAAGCCGACGCGCACCTGGCCGAGATGCTCACCAAGCTCGCCGACGGCATCCCCGTCGAGGGCATGGAGGCCCTCATCCCGGTGCTCTGCGAAGGCGAGCTGGAGCTGCTCACCGACGCGATGCCGGCCGGCACCCACGTCCTGCTCACCGACCCCGAGAAGATCCGCGCCCGCGCCGCCGACCTCGTCCGCACCGGCCAGGAGTTCCTCGAAGCCTCCTGGACGACGGCCGCGGCGGGCGGGCAGGCCCCGATCGACCTCGGTGCGTCCGCCTATCGCGGGCTCGACGAGATCGCCTCCCACGCGCAGGACACCAAGCGCGCCTGGTGGACGATCACCCAGCTGACCAGCGAAGACCCCGACGTCTACCGCGTCTCGGTCGAGGCCGCGCCCGCCTACCGCGGGGAGATCGAGCGCGCGACGGCGGACCTGCGCGCCCACACCGCGTCGGGCGGCACGGCGGTGCTCGTCGTCGCCGGCCACGGCACCGCGGCGCGCGCGGTCGAGCAGCTCACGAGCGCCGAAGTCCCGGCCACCCAGGCCGGTGACGGCCTCACCGGGCCGCCGGCCGCGGGCATGGTCACGGTCACCTGCGGCGGCCTCACCGACGGCTTCGTCTCGCCCGAGCGCGCGCTGGTCGTGCTCAGCGAAGCGGACCTCACCGGCCGCGGTGCCGGCGCCGGAACGTCCACAAAGGACTTCAACACCAAGATGCCGTCCCGGCGGCGCAACGCGGTCGACCCGCTCGCGCTCAAGGCCGGCGACTACGTGGTGCACGACCAGCACGGCATCGGCCGGTTCGTCGAAATGGTCCAGCGGACGGTCGCCGGCGCCACCCGCGAGTACCTGCTGCTGGAGTACGCCTCCTCGAAGCGCGGCCACCCGGGCGACCGGCTGTTCGTGCCCACCGACCAGCTCGACGAGGTCTCCCGGTACGTCGGCGGCGAGCTGCCCACGCTCAACAAGCTGGGCGGCTCCGACTGGAAGAACACCAAGGCCAAGGCCAAGAGGGCGGTCAAGGAGATCGCCGCCGAGCTCGTCCAGCTGTACGCGGCGCGCCAGTCCGCGCCCGGGCACGCCTTCGGGCCGGACACGCCGTGGCAGCACGAGCTGGAAGACGCCTTCCCGTTCACCGAGACCAACGACCAGCTCGCCGCGATCGACGAGGTCAAGGCGGACATGGAGCGAGGCGTCCCGATGGACCGCGTGATCTGCGGTGACGTCGGCTACGGCAAGACGGAGATCGCCGTGCGCGCGGCGTTCAAGGCGGTCCAGGACGGCAAGCAGGTCGCGGTCCTGGTGCCGACGACGCTGCTCGCCCAGCAGCACCTGAACACCTTCACCGAGCGCATGCGGTCGTTCCCGGTGACGATCAAGGGCCTGTCCCGCTTCACGAACAAGGCGGAGTCCGACGCGATCCTCGAGCAGCTCGCCGGCGGCGAGGTCGACATCGTCATCGGCACGCACCGCCTGCTGCAGACCGGCATCCGCTACAAGGACCTCGGCCTGGTGATCGTCGACGAGGAGCAGCGGTTCGGCGTCGAGCACAAGGAACACATCAAGGCACTGCGCACGCACGTCGACGTCCTCACGATGTCGGCGACACCGATCCCGCGCACCCTGGAGATGTCGCTGGCGGGCATCCGCGAGATGTCGACGATCCTGACCCCGCCGGAGGACAGGCACCCGATCCTGACGTACGTCGGCGCGTACGACGACAAGCAGGTGGGCGCGGCGATCCGCCGTGAGCTGCTCCGCGACGGCCAGGTCTTCTACGTCCACAACCGGGTGTCGTCGATCGAGAAGGCGGCGCGGCGGATCCGCGAGCTGGTGCCGGAGGCGCGGGTCGTCACCGCGCACGGCCAGATGAACGAGGAAAAGCTCGAGAAGATCATCCAGGGCTTCTGGGAGAACGAGTACGACGTGCTCGTCTGCACGACGATCGTCGAGACCGGCCTGGACATCTCGAACGCCAACACGCTGCTGGTCGAGCGCGGTGACCTGCTGGGGCTGGCCCAGCTGCACCAGCTGCGCGGCCGGGTCGGGCGCGGGCGCGAGCGCGGGTACGCGTACTTCCTGTACCCGCCGGAGGCGCCGCTGACGGAGACGGCGCACGACCGCCTGGCGACGATCGCCCAGAACACCGAGCTCGGCGCGGGCATGGCGGTCGCGATGAAGGACCTCGAGATCCGCGGCGCGGGCAACATCCTGGGTGCGGAGCAGTCGGGGCACATCGCGGGCGTCGGGTTCGACCTGTACGTGCGGTTGGTCGGCGAGGCGGTCGACGCGTTCCGCCGGCACGCGGGCGCCGAGCCGGCGGAGGAGGAGGAATTGGCGGAAGTCCGCGTCGACCTCCCGATCGACGCCCACATCCCGCACGACTACGTCCCGGGGGAGAGGCTGCGCCTGGAGGCGTACCGCAAGATCGCGGCGGCGCCGGACACGGAGGGGCTCGACGCGGTCCGCGAAGAGCTCATCGACCGCTACGGCCAGCCGCCGGCGCCGGTGAACAGGCTGCTGGCGGTGGCGCGGTTCCGGCACACGTGCCGCGAGGCGGGCGTGACGGAAGTGGCGGTCCAGGGCAACACGATCCGCTTCGCGCCGCTGCCGCTGCTG